Proteins encoded within one genomic window of bacterium:
- a CDS encoding site-specific DNA-methyltransferase: protein MKKKSVYASKISKVKKYSTKKVLGKHRKKSKKSSVREQAVLYQENIKAKPYFEDRDRNVALFHGNCLDILSHIPDDSIDMIFADPPYNLSNGGFTCHAGKMVSVNKGSWDESNGLDKDLKFHIEWIKACRRVLKPNGTIWISGTYHSIYRCGYALERNGYHILNDIAWLKPNAAPNLSCRYFTASHETLL, encoded by the coding sequence ATGAAAAAGAAAAGTGTATATGCCTCCAAAATTTCCAAAGTCAAAAAATATTCCACTAAAAAGGTTCTTGGTAAACATCGAAAAAAGAGCAAAAAGTCTTCGGTGAGAGAGCAAGCTGTTCTTTATCAGGAAAATATTAAAGCCAAGCCCTACTTTGAAGACCGAGACCGTAATGTAGCTTTATTCCATGGAAATTGCCTTGATATCCTGTCTCATATTCCTGACGATTCTATAGATATGATTTTTGCTGACCCTCCTTACAATCTTTCCAACGGAGGCTTTACTTGCCATGCGGGAAAAATGGTTTCTGTAAATAAGGGTAGTTGGGATGAAAGTAATGGACTTGATAAGGATTTAAAGTTTCATATAGAGTGGATAAAGGCTTGCCGAAGAGTTCTAAAGCCTAACGGAACGATCTGGATTAGCGGGACCTATCATTCTATTTATCGCTGTGGTTACGCTTTAGAGCGTAACGGATATCATATTCTAAATGATATTGCCTGGCTTAAACCAAATGCTGCTCCTAATTTAAGCTGTCGTTATTTTACGGCTAGTCATGAAACCTTGCTTTAG